A stretch of the Pseudosulfitobacter pseudonitzschiae genome encodes the following:
- a CDS encoding IS110 family transposase, which yields MSHYVGLDVSLKEVSICVVDADGKVLNRASVPTEPDTIADYLAQEAPNTERVVHESGILATWLTRELERRGVPITCIDARMAHKALSARLNKSDKADAEGLAQLARTGWFTKVHIRSEASDRVRALVAARERLIRMRKDIEAHIRGVLKTFGIRMGPVLRAHHRQGFRDQLAEAGGCDPMLGLLAQTMIPIHKTLCASAEALGDELMHIAKQNTLARRLMTVPGVGPLVALNFIATIDDASRFRRSTDVGAFLGLTPRRYQSGEIDRSGRISKCGDAEMRRLLVSAATSLMTQVRRFSPLKSWAIRLSARKGFKKAAVATARKITVILHAIWRDGTEFTWTKEPLT from the coding sequence ATGAGCCATTATGTTGGTCTCGACGTATCATTGAAAGAAGTTTCGATTTGTGTGGTGGATGCAGACGGCAAAGTCTTGAACCGTGCGTCTGTTCCAACCGAACCGGACACCATTGCCGATTATCTGGCGCAGGAAGCCCCAAACACAGAACGCGTCGTGCATGAAAGCGGGATACTGGCCACATGGCTGACACGCGAGCTTGAACGGCGCGGTGTGCCGATCACATGTATCGACGCCCGCATGGCCCACAAGGCTCTGTCTGCGCGCCTCAACAAGTCGGACAAGGCAGATGCGGAAGGTCTGGCGCAGCTGGCGCGAACCGGATGGTTCACAAAGGTGCACATCCGCAGCGAAGCCTCGGACCGGGTGCGGGCGCTGGTCGCAGCGCGTGAACGGCTGATCCGCATGCGCAAGGATATCGAGGCCCATATCCGCGGCGTCCTGAAAACCTTCGGTATCCGGATGGGACCTGTTCTACGCGCCCATCATCGCCAAGGGTTCCGCGATCAGCTCGCTGAGGCCGGTGGTTGCGATCCAATGCTGGGGCTTCTGGCGCAAACCATGATACCCATCCACAAAACGCTTTGCGCCTCGGCAGAAGCTCTGGGCGATGAACTGATGCATATTGCCAAGCAGAACACATTGGCACGTCGCCTCATGACAGTTCCAGGTGTTGGGCCGCTGGTCGCGCTCAACTTCATCGCGACAATAGATGATGCAAGCAGGTTCCGCCGATCGACCGATGTCGGCGCGTTCCTGGGCCTGACACCACGACGATACCAATCAGGTGAGATCGATAGATCGGGCCGCATCTCCAAATGCGGGGATGCCGAGATGCGCCGTTTGCTGGTCTCCGCCGCCACGTCACTGATGACGCAGGTCAGGCGGTTCTCACCCCTCAAATCCTGGGCGATCCGGCTCAGTGCACGTAAAGGCTTCAAGAAGGCGGCCGTGGCAACTGCGCGCAAAATTACCGTGATCCTACACGCCATCTGGCGTGACGGAACCGAGTTCACTTGGACAAAGGAGCCCTTAACCTGA
- a CDS encoding helix-turn-helix transcriptional regulator, with product MQNDPEDDGAHSGVPSLMTTIEVADYLRVKQRTIYEMVTRQTIPFTRATGKLLFPRRLIDVWLEAQTEAPVAGVLQAAPIYAGSNDPLLEWALRQSGAGLAVLTHGSTHGLRELADGRAMLAGSHLLDAASGEYNLPAVRSHMPGGGFVMIHWARRVQGLLIAPGNPQAINCLEDVVSQGLRFAARTEGAGSQLLLDVLLGRMGLTADALQFAPRQAETHGDLATMIEIGEADCGIGLQAVTGRLGFVPLVGNESFDLVMRRRDYFEPQVQALLAFARTDAFAARAAHLSGYDVTELGKVRWNS from the coding sequence ATGCAGAACGATCCAGAAGATGATGGTGCGCACTCTGGTGTGCCGAGCCTGATGACGACGATTGAGGTGGCTGATTACCTGCGGGTCAAGCAGCGCACGATCTATGAAATGGTTACCCGACAGACGATTCCCTTTACCCGTGCGACCGGCAAACTGCTCTTTCCACGCCGTTTGATTGATGTCTGGCTGGAGGCACAGACCGAAGCCCCTGTCGCAGGCGTTCTTCAGGCAGCGCCGATCTATGCAGGGTCAAACGACCCCTTGCTCGAATGGGCGCTCCGGCAATCGGGCGCGGGTTTGGCGGTGCTGACGCATGGCTCGACGCATGGTCTGCGCGAATTGGCTGACGGGCGCGCGATGCTCGCGGGCAGTCATCTGCTGGATGCTGCCAGCGGAGAGTATAATCTGCCCGCAGTGCGCAGCCATATGCCTGGTGGCGGTTTTGTCATGATCCATTGGGCGCGCAGGGTTCAAGGCCTGTTGATCGCACCCGGCAACCCACAGGCAATCAACTGTCTGGAGGATGTCGTCTCGCAGGGGTTGCGTTTCGCCGCCCGCACAGAGGGGGCAGGATCGCAACTGCTGCTTGATGTCTTGCTCGGCCGTATGGGCCTGACAGCGGATGCTTTGCAGTTTGCGCCCCGGCAGGCCGAAACGCATGGGGATCTGGCCACGATGATCGAAATTGGCGAGGCCGATTGCGGGATCGGTCTACAGGCGGTGACGGGACGGCTTGGTTTCGTTCCGCTGGTTGGCAATGAGAGCTTTGATCTGGTCATGCGCCGACGTGACTACTTCGAGCCCCAGGTTCAGGCGCTGCTGGCATTCGCGCGCACTGACGCTTTTGCCGCCCGGGCAGCGCATCTATCTGGGTATGATGTCACGGAGCTGGGAAAGGTCCGCTGGAACTCGTGA
- a CDS encoding ABC transporter permease, with protein sequence MDGPFHIAIALIASGDPALTGTIALSLKVTLTAVSIGCLIGLPLGASLALAQFPGRGAIVVAFNALMGLPPVVAGLLVYLMLSRSGPLGDLALLFTPTAMVIAQTILILPIVISLTRSVVEDLWAEYREQLRSLGADRLRAVPTLLWDGRVSLVTGILAGFGRASAEVGAVLIVGGNIAGHTRTMTTAITLETSRGSLGLAVALGIILLLITLSLNAAAWGLAQSARGRLG encoded by the coding sequence ATGGATGGCCCATTTCACATCGCGATTGCCCTGATCGCCTCTGGCGACCCGGCTTTGACCGGAACAATTGCGCTGTCATTAAAAGTGACACTGACTGCTGTCAGCATCGGTTGCCTGATCGGGCTGCCGCTTGGTGCCAGTCTTGCGCTTGCGCAGTTTCCCGGGCGCGGCGCGATTGTCGTGGCTTTCAATGCCCTGATGGGGCTACCGCCAGTTGTGGCAGGTCTTTTGGTTTACCTGATGTTGTCACGGTCCGGCCCGCTGGGTGACCTCGCGCTTCTTTTCACGCCGACGGCAATGGTCATTGCCCAGACAATCCTGATCCTACCCATCGTGATTTCGCTCACCCGCTCCGTGGTCGAAGACCTCTGGGCCGAATATCGTGAACAGCTGCGCTCGCTCGGGGCGGACCGTTTGCGGGCGGTGCCGACCTTGCTCTGGGATGGACGGGTCAGCCTTGTGACGGGCATCCTTGCAGGTTTTGGCAGAGCCAGCGCCGAGGTCGGTGCGGTCCTGATCGTCGGCGGCAATATCGCGGGCCATACGCGCACCATGACCACTGCGATCACCTTGGAAACCAGCCGTGGCAGCCTGGGCCTTGCCGTGGCTCTCGGCATCATCTTGTTGTTGATCACCTTGTCGCTGAATGCGGCGGCATGGGGACTAGCACAATCGGCACGGGGGCGATTGGGATGA
- a CDS encoding ATP-binding cassette domain-containing protein gives MGTSTIGTGAIGMKVDKVIASATTILPLRLKDMSYSVGKTRLLDGIDLTVNAGRRLIVMGPNGAGKSLFLRLCHGLIAPTSGSISWQAQGPRPAAQTMVLQRPVLLRRSVRANLNYPLALAGYARIAREEMVHKTLTRFGLIPLAERPARLLSGGEQQRLALARAWTMRPQVLFLDEPSAALDPSATRAIEDLIGQFSDEGITIVMTSHDLFQARRLAQDVAFLHRGRLIEHGPAARFFDAPQTPEARDFLGGELIW, from the coding sequence ATGGGGACTAGCACAATCGGCACGGGGGCGATTGGGATGAAAGTGGACAAGGTCATTGCATCGGCAACCACGATCCTTCCCCTGCGGCTCAAGGATATGAGCTATTCGGTCGGCAAGACGCGGCTATTGGACGGGATTGACCTCACGGTCAATGCGGGCCGGCGATTGATTGTGATGGGTCCAAACGGGGCGGGGAAAAGCCTGTTCCTTCGTCTCTGCCACGGGCTTATTGCACCCACCTCGGGCAGCATCTCATGGCAGGCGCAAGGTCCGCGACCGGCGGCGCAGACGATGGTGTTGCAACGCCCGGTGCTGCTGCGCCGGTCGGTCCGGGCCAACCTGAACTATCCGCTGGCCCTGGCCGGTTATGCGCGCATTGCGCGCGAGGAAATGGTCCATAAAACCCTCACGCGTTTCGGCCTGATCCCGCTTGCAGAGCGCCCCGCACGTCTACTGTCCGGCGGTGAGCAGCAGCGCCTTGCGCTCGCACGTGCATGGACAATGCGGCCACAAGTCCTGTTTCTGGACGAGCCGTCTGCTGCACTCGACCCTTCGGCGACCCGTGCCATCGAAGACTTGATCGGCCAGTTCAGTGACGAGGGTATCACCATCGTGATGACCAGCCACGATCTGTTTCAGGCGCGGCGCCTTGCTCAGGACGTTGCCTTTCTGCATCGCGGACGGCTGATCGAACACGGCCCCGCCGCCCGGTTCTTCGATGCGCCCCAAACACCCGAGGCCCGTGATTTTCTGGGCGGCGAGCTCATCTGGTAA
- a CDS encoding substrate-binding domain-containing protein, with protein MLSNTRALLLCAVSSLGSIVAVPAFAQDFITVASTTSTENSGLFGYILPMFTDETGIEVRVVAQGTGQALETGRRGDVDVVFVHALPAEEQFVAEGYGVERFDVMYNDFVIVGPDSDPADTHAAENAVDAMTAIAQAGASFASRGDDSGTHQAELALWSAADIAPEGAWYLETGSGMGATLNTAVQVPAYALTDRGTWLSFSNRGDLTITYEGDPVLFNPYGVILVNPELHTHVKAQEGQAFIDWLVSDAGQQAIAEYQVGGEQLFFPNAQ; from the coding sequence ATGCTTTCAAACACTCGGGCACTCTTGCTATGTGCCGTATCCAGCCTCGGATCGATTGTTGCTGTTCCGGCCTTTGCGCAGGACTTCATTACTGTCGCCTCCACCACATCGACCGAGAATTCAGGACTTTTCGGATACATTCTGCCGATGTTCACGGACGAGACCGGCATCGAAGTGCGCGTGGTGGCGCAGGGCACGGGTCAAGCGCTGGAAACCGGACGGCGCGGCGATGTCGATGTGGTCTTTGTTCACGCACTTCCCGCAGAGGAACAATTCGTCGCTGAAGGCTACGGGGTGGAGCGTTTCGATGTGATGTATAACGACTTCGTCATCGTCGGGCCGGACAGCGATCCCGCCGATACCCATGCCGCAGAGAATGCAGTGGATGCGATGACTGCTATCGCGCAAGCTGGCGCGTCTTTTGCATCGCGCGGCGACGACAGTGGCACGCATCAGGCAGAATTGGCGTTGTGGTCAGCGGCAGATATCGCCCCCGAGGGCGCATGGTATCTTGAAACAGGGTCCGGCATGGGTGCCACGCTGAATACCGCAGTCCAGGTCCCGGCCTATGCACTGACCGACCGTGGCACATGGTTATCATTTTCGAACCGCGGTGATCTGACCATCACCTACGAGGGCGATCCCGTCCTGTTCAACCCCTATGGCGTGATCCTTGTAAACCCTGAACTCCATACGCATGTGAAAGCGCAAGAGGGACAGGCATTCATTGACTGGCTTGTCTCCGACGCTGGCCAGCAGGCCATCGCCGAGTATCAGGTCGGTGGCGAGCAGTTGTTCTTTCCCAACGCGCAATGA
- a CDS encoding RrF2 family transcriptional regulator, whose product MKRDSRLSSVLHALLHMAEREGPMTSDDLAQCLGTNPVVVRRTMGFLREAGIVTSDRGHAGGWRITADLSAVSLRHLHDALGEPALFAVGNRNDAPGCLVEQTVNAALDESFSEAEALLLARFENVTLADLAADFAVRHAARRNQKEP is encoded by the coding sequence ATGAAGCGTGACAGCCGCCTTTCTTCGGTCCTCCACGCGCTCCTCCACATGGCAGAGCGAGAGGGGCCCATGACGTCCGACGATCTGGCGCAGTGCCTTGGCACCAACCCGGTGGTTGTCCGGCGCACGATGGGCTTTCTGCGCGAGGCCGGGATCGTGACATCCGACCGGGGACATGCAGGCGGGTGGCGGATCACGGCGGACCTGTCGGCTGTCTCGCTCCGGCATTTGCATGACGCCTTGGGCGAGCCTGCACTGTTCGCAGTCGGCAATCGCAACGATGCTCCGGGGTGTCTGGTCGAACAGACCGTCAACGCGGCGCTGGACGAGAGTTTTTCCGAAGCCGAGGCCTTGCTGTTGGCGCGCTTCGAAAATGTCACCCTTGCCGATCTTGCCGCGGATTTTGCGGTCCGGCACGCCGCACGGCGCAACCAGAAAGAACCCTGA
- a CDS encoding NAD(P)/FAD-dependent oxidoreductase, whose amino-acid sequence MIHDVIVIGGSYAGMAASLQLLRARRSVLVIDAGQRRNRFAGHAHGFLGQDGVDPAVIASTARRQLEAYPTLTWLESEATGITGEQDAFVVTSAEGQSHRGRRVLFATGVTDQLPNITGLAERWGQSVFHCPYCHGYELDQGRIGVIATGPMSVHQAELLAEWGKATLLTNGALMLEPEGRDGLERKGITVEDTSIHAIEGDADVQLTDGRALSFAGLFVATTIAPSSSLPSDLGCEIAENPMGRNIAVNASKQTTVPGVFACGDVAFVPGAVSFAVGDGALAGMQMHRSLVWPETMS is encoded by the coding sequence ATGATCCACGATGTCATCGTCATCGGGGGAAGCTACGCCGGCATGGCAGCTTCCCTCCAGCTTCTGCGTGCGCGCAGGTCGGTCCTGGTCATCGATGCCGGGCAAAGGCGCAACCGCTTTGCCGGCCACGCACATGGCTTTCTGGGCCAGGACGGCGTCGATCCTGCTGTTATCGCCAGCACGGCCCGCCGCCAACTGGAAGCCTACCCGACGCTGACGTGGTTGGAGTCCGAAGCCACCGGGATCACGGGGGAGCAGGATGCCTTTGTCGTCACATCGGCCGAAGGGCAAAGCCATCGCGGTCGACGGGTCCTTTTCGCGACCGGGGTGACCGACCAGTTGCCAAACATCACGGGACTGGCAGAGCGCTGGGGGCAGTCCGTCTTTCACTGTCCCTATTGCCATGGCTATGAGCTTGATCAGGGCCGCATCGGTGTCATCGCCACAGGCCCGATGTCGGTGCATCAAGCGGAATTGCTGGCAGAGTGGGGTAAGGCCACTCTGCTAACCAACGGTGCCTTGATGCTGGAGCCCGAGGGGCGGGATGGATTGGAGCGCAAGGGCATCACCGTCGAGGACACGTCAATTCATGCCATCGAGGGCGACGCGGACGTGCAACTGACCGACGGCAGGGCCCTATCCTTTGCGGGACTGTTCGTCGCGACGACGATCGCCCCATCCAGCAGCCTTCCCTCGGACTTGGGCTGCGAGATCGCGGAGAACCCGATGGGCCGCAACATTGCTGTGAATGCGTCAAAGCAGACGACAGTGCCCGGCGTCTTCGCCTGTGGCGACGTGGCCTTCGTTCCGGGTGCGGTTTCCTTCGCTGTTGGCGACGGCGCACTGGCTGGCATGCAAATGCATCGCTCGCTGGTCTGGCCGGAGACGATGTCATGA
- a CDS encoding class I SAM-dependent methyltransferase, whose protein sequence is MTQHGLTHHAFSQDTAGYAARAARHVPGLDDVYRMAGLLLAERVPPSGRVLVLGAGGGLELRAFADMQPDWRFDGVDPSAEMIDQACQTLGDMIDRVTFTKGYIDDASLGLFDGATCLLTLHFLPQEERLHTLRQIARRLRPGAPLVVMNHSVPHGQERDLWLRRNAALMASHGMSLGQAEKSVETLKARLPILSPQEDQALLAQAGFMDIQLFYAAFTFRGWVSYLG, encoded by the coding sequence ATGACGCAGCATGGGCTGACCCATCATGCCTTCAGCCAAGACACCGCCGGATATGCGGCACGGGCTGCGCGCCACGTCCCCGGCCTGGATGATGTCTACCGTATGGCGGGGCTCCTGCTGGCGGAACGGGTGCCGCCGTCCGGCCGGGTGCTGGTGCTGGGGGCCGGTGGGGGCCTCGAACTGCGCGCCTTCGCGGACATGCAGCCGGACTGGCGTTTCGACGGCGTCGATCCTTCGGCTGAAATGATCGATCAGGCCTGCCAGACGCTGGGCGACATGATCGACCGCGTAACGTTCACTAAGGGTTATATCGATGACGCATCACTGGGCCTCTTCGATGGCGCGACCTGCCTTTTGACCCTTCACTTCCTACCGCAGGAGGAGCGCCTGCACACGCTGAGGCAGATCGCCCGTCGCCTGCGCCCGGGTGCGCCACTTGTGGTAATGAATCATAGTGTGCCGCACGGGCAAGAACGGGATCTCTGGCTGCGCCGCAACGCGGCCTTGATGGCCTCCCACGGGATGTCCCTTGGACAAGCGGAAAAGAGCGTGGAGACCCTGAAGGCGCGCCTGCCGATCCTATCGCCGCAGGAAGACCAAGCCCTTCTCGCGCAGGCCGGATTTATGGATATCCAGCTGTTCTATGCCGCGTTCACATTTAGGGGATGGGTGAGCTATCTTGGTTGA
- a CDS encoding thymidylate synthase codes for MHTYLTALRTVRDLGVRSSDRTGTGTISHFGMQCRYALADGFPLVTTKKLHLRSIVHELLWFLSGDTNVRTLQKNGVSIWDEWADADGDLGPVYGHQWRRFPVVREADGRVVVGSVDQISALIEGISRTPDSRRLIVSAWNPGDIDRMALPPCHTLWQVRVLDGKLHLQLYQRSADMFLGVPFNIASYALLTHMLAHVTGHVAGDFIHTIGDAHIYLNHLDQVETQLSRDPRALPNVRIARQVASIFDFRYDDFEFTGYDPAPAIKAPVAI; via the coding sequence ATGCATACGTATCTAACCGCGCTAAGGACAGTAAGGGATCTGGGGGTCCGCTCCTCGGATCGGACCGGAACAGGAACCATCTCCCACTTCGGGATGCAATGCCGCTACGCGCTTGCTGACGGCTTCCCTCTGGTCACAACCAAGAAACTCCATCTTCGCTCCATCGTGCATGAGCTTCTCTGGTTCCTGTCGGGAGACACCAACGTTCGCACGCTGCAGAAGAACGGCGTATCGATCTGGGACGAATGGGCCGACGCCGACGGCGACCTGGGTCCGGTCTATGGACACCAGTGGCGTCGTTTTCCAGTCGTCCGTGAGGCGGATGGGCGCGTGGTGGTGGGAAGTGTCGACCAGATATCCGCCCTTATCGAGGGCATCTCACGAACCCCGGACTCACGAAGGCTGATCGTCTCCGCCTGGAATCCAGGTGACATCGACCGAATGGCCCTGCCGCCCTGCCACACGCTTTGGCAGGTCCGCGTGCTCGACGGAAAGCTGCATCTCCAACTCTACCAGCGCTCGGCCGACATGTTCCTTGGGGTGCCATTCAACATCGCCTCATATGCACTGCTCACGCATATGCTTGCCCATGTGACGGGCCATGTTGCGGGAGATTTTATCCACACGATCGGCGATGCACACATCTATCTGAACCATCTGGATCAGGTCGAGACCCAACTGTCGCGCGACCCTCGAGCCCTCCCGAACGTTCGGATCGCGCGGCAGGTCGCATCAATCTTCGACTTTCGATACGACGACTTCGAGTTCACGGGCTACGATCCAGCGCCGGCGATTAAGGCGCCGGTGGCAATATGA
- a CDS encoding dihydrofolate reductase, translated as MITLIVARARNGAIGRANQIPWHVPSDLRLFQRETLGGAIIMGRNTWQSLPVKPLKGRLNIVVSRDRSLAEHVVPTVEDAIALAYAQGHMRIYGIGGEYIYREMLGLADRLLITEVDLAVERANAFFPQFDASGWRTLRELPLESDSVPCTAHELIRR; from the coding sequence ATGATCACCCTGATCGTTGCTCGGGCCCGGAACGGCGCGATCGGACGGGCCAACCAGATCCCATGGCACGTGCCATCCGACCTAAGGCTCTTTCAACGCGAAACCTTGGGCGGTGCTATCATCATGGGCCGCAATACCTGGCAAAGCCTGCCGGTCAAACCGTTGAAGGGCAGATTGAATATCGTGGTGTCGCGCGATCGCAGCCTGGCAGAGCATGTCGTGCCCACGGTGGAGGACGCAATCGCGCTGGCCTACGCGCAAGGTCACATGAGGATCTATGGCATCGGGGGTGAATATATCTATCGTGAGATGCTTGGCCTTGCTGATCGACTGTTGATCACCGAAGTCGATCTTGCTGTCGAACGTGCAAACGCTTTTTTCCCTCAGTTTGATGCGAGCGGATGGAGGACATTAAGGGAACTGCCCTTGGAAAGCGACAGCGTCCCCTGCACCGCACACGAATTGATCCGACGCTGA
- a CDS encoding class I SAM-dependent methyltransferase: protein MNSPKDHAEENIYDPAFVANLFDRCSSNYRRWSAVSSFGFIWLWRRQCVGRLAYSRKIDAVAVDLMAGTGEVWPHLLRRFPDLSTITALDISHHMHLDAVGRLHGKYAERITHLEADALQMDLPANCADLVISTFGLKTFDQDQQSVLANQIARILRPGGSFSLIEASDPKGWALRPLYRFYLDRILPQIERWFLKGANDFSMIGTYTRNFGSSAHMADALRQAGLSVTLEKHFFGCATSVAGHKPDTATIERLQPKPLFADLQK from the coding sequence ATGAACAGCCCAAAAGATCATGCAGAGGAAAACATCTACGATCCGGCATTTGTCGCAAACTTGTTTGATCGCTGCTCATCAAACTATAGACGTTGGAGCGCTGTCAGTTCTTTCGGTTTCATTTGGCTTTGGCGCCGCCAATGCGTAGGGCGTCTTGCCTATTCAAGAAAAATTGACGCGGTTGCTGTGGATTTGATGGCTGGGACGGGAGAAGTATGGCCTCACCTTTTGCGCCGGTTTCCTGATCTGAGTACGATCACTGCGCTGGATATCTCGCATCATATGCACTTAGATGCCGTGGGTCGCTTACACGGCAAGTATGCGGAAAGGATCACACATTTGGAAGCGGACGCGCTGCAAATGGACCTGCCCGCCAACTGCGCTGATCTCGTGATTTCCACCTTTGGACTCAAAACATTTGATCAGGATCAGCAATCGGTCTTGGCCAATCAGATTGCGCGCATTTTGAGACCTGGCGGTAGCTTTTCTCTGATCGAGGCATCTGACCCAAAAGGATGGGCGCTGCGACCACTTTACCGGTTTTACCTTGATCGCATTTTACCTCAGATAGAGCGGTGGTTCTTGAAAGGTGCGAACGACTTCAGCATGATTGGAACATACACCCGCAACTTTGGCAGCAGTGCCCATATGGCTGATGCTCTGCGCCAAGCTGGTCTGTCAGTGACGCTGGAAAAGCACTTCTTTGGGTGCGCGACGAGCGTAGCCGGTCATAAGCCCGACACTGCGACAATAGAAAGGCTTCAGCCAAAGCCGCTATTCGCTGACTTGCAGAAATAG
- a CDS encoding IS110 family transposase, which translates to MQVTTVGLDLAKNIFQVHGVSENGEVAFNQALRRAQLLAFFEKLPPCLVGMEACGSSHYWARELSKLGHDVRLIPAMYVKPYVKRGKSDAVDAAAICEAVTRPTMRFVAIKSEEQQGVLFLHRARDLIVRQRTQLSNMLRGLLAEFGIVIAQGIGSAVKFAKGVLDGDKPGIPEVAIDVLGNLSNQLVALHLRVRWYEMRMRLQARQDPHVMLLRTIPGVGPVTASAIVATAGDASQFRNGREFAAWLGLTPLNRSSGGKERLGRISKMGDQYIRRLLVTGMTSRLRQMKTHPERVDPWARALLERKPVRLATVAMANKTARIIWAVLTKNEYYRAHTA; encoded by the coding sequence ATGCAGGTTACAACTGTCGGCCTCGATTTGGCCAAGAATATCTTTCAGGTCCACGGCGTGAGTGAGAATGGCGAAGTCGCTTTCAACCAAGCTTTGCGACGCGCGCAATTGCTCGCATTCTTTGAAAAACTGCCGCCTTGTCTGGTTGGCATGGAGGCTTGTGGTTCCAGCCATTATTGGGCGCGAGAGCTGAGCAAGTTAGGGCACGATGTGCGTCTGATCCCAGCGATGTATGTGAAGCCCTATGTGAAGCGGGGGAAATCCGATGCGGTCGACGCTGCTGCCATCTGCGAGGCGGTGACGCGTCCGACGATGCGGTTTGTCGCGATCAAATCGGAAGAACAGCAAGGCGTCCTGTTTCTTCACCGTGCCCGCGATCTGATCGTTCGGCAAAGAACCCAGCTGAGCAATATGCTGCGCGGCCTATTGGCTGAGTTCGGCATCGTGATTGCGCAGGGGATCGGCAGCGCAGTCAAGTTCGCGAAGGGTGTGCTTGATGGCGACAAGCCAGGCATTCCAGAAGTTGCTATTGATGTGCTCGGCAACCTCAGCAATCAGCTTGTTGCCCTGCACCTTCGCGTCCGTTGGTACGAAATGCGAATGCGCCTCCAGGCGAGGCAGGACCCCCATGTGATGTTGCTACGCACAATCCCCGGCGTCGGGCCAGTGACGGCGTCGGCGATCGTCGCAACAGCCGGAGACGCCAGCCAGTTCAGGAACGGTCGCGAATTTGCCGCCTGGCTGGGCCTGACACCGCTCAACCGGTCAAGTGGCGGCAAGGAAAGGCTTGGACGCATCTCAAAGATGGGGGACCAATATATCAGGCGTTTACTCGTCACGGGAATGACCTCGCGACTGAGGCAGATGAAGACACACCCGGAACGCGTGGACCCGTGGGCGCGAGCTCTGCTTGAACGCAAACCAGTCCGCCTTGCCACCGTGGCAATGGCGAACAAGACAGCGCGGATCATTTGGGCTGTCTTGACCAAGAACGAATACTACAGAGCGCACACTGCCTAA
- a CDS encoding SDR family NAD(P)-dependent oxidoreductase: MNGTRSLTGKVALVTGGSRGIGAEVARRLASDGAEVVIAYRSDKASAQNVVEVLIAAGAKAHAFLADIAIPEDCEKLIGDCIKACGRLDILVNAAGVAAYHPLDQVDADHFHAMFNTNVLGALSLTRAFAAVMDGPGQIIHFASRLAETPMPNTSVYAASKAAVSAMTLALSQELGPRGITINAIAPGLIETDMTAAAVSARGEAMRNTTPLRRIGQPKDISGIVSFLASDDARWITGKTIRADGGLL; this comes from the coding sequence ATGAACGGCACGCGATCACTTACTGGAAAAGTAGCTTTGGTGACTGGCGGCTCGCGCGGGATCGGGGCTGAGGTTGCGCGTCGATTGGCGTCGGATGGTGCGGAGGTCGTGATTGCGTATCGTAGCGATAAAGCATCTGCCCAAAATGTTGTTGAAGTTTTGATCGCTGCGGGTGCCAAGGCACATGCGTTTTTGGCTGATATTGCGATTCCAGAAGACTGTGAGAAATTGATTGGCGACTGTATCAAGGCATGCGGTCGCCTCGATATCCTAGTGAACGCAGCGGGGGTTGCGGCCTACCATCCGTTGGATCAGGTCGATGCGGATCATTTTCACGCCATGTTTAACACCAATGTTCTGGGAGCCTTGTCACTTACCCGCGCTTTTGCTGCGGTTATGGATGGCCCGGGTCAGATCATCCATTTTGCATCGCGGCTGGCCGAGACTCCGATGCCCAACACATCCGTCTATGCCGCATCCAAAGCTGCCGTATCTGCGATGACGCTGGCATTAAGTCAGGAATTGGGGCCGCGCGGTATTACCATAAATGCCATCGCGCCGGGATTGATCGAAACTGACATGACCGCCGCCGCAGTTAGCGCGCGCGGTGAGGCGATGCGAAACACTACCCCACTGCGCAGAATTGGGCAGCCAAAAGATATCAGTGGGATCGTTTCATTCTTGGCCTCTGACGATGCCCGATGGATTACGGGCAAAACGATACGTGCCGATGGCGGGTTATTGTAG